The Desulfatirhabdium butyrativorans DSM 18734 region GGGGGACTTGCACGCGTACGCCTGAGCAACAAAATCATTGATCATCACAGCCCGTTGCAGCAAATCCGAAATATCGGGTTTCATCAGGTCGATGTCCCAGTCGATATAGGGCGGTGCACAATAACGGCCTTTCTCCACGGGACCGGCTGCCGCAATCACCACCACATCGGCCTGCTCCGGAGCCAGAGGAAATCCGCTGCCCCGCAATTGGCTCAGCAATTGGGCGAAGGATTCGGCGGCCTTCGTCGGCAGCCAGGCCTTGTCCTTGAGCTCGAGATTGTCAGGGCCATCGGTTTGGAACCAGGCAAAGCGGCTATTCGTGCCGCCGATATCCGCTGCAAGAATCGATTTCGTCATGGGGCGTCTCCCTTCGATATGCCGAACCTGAAAAGCATCATTCGATGCCATTGTGTCTACATGGACAATCCGATTTCCGAGCACGGACGCCGACATCCTCCGCAAGCAACCGATCCGCTGCATCCCGATCGATCATCCATTGCCAATCTCCGTTCAGCGGTTGGATCATTCCGGCCGGAAACCGGGACGGTTCTTTCCCGTCTCCGAGAACTTCCCCAAGGATTTCCGCCTTGCCGGCTCCGGTTGCGACAACCAGGACATGCCGCGCCTCACGGATGAGCGGCAGGCTCATGGTCACGCGAACCGGCGGATATTTCGGTGCGTCCAGCACAGGGACGATCAGACGTTTCTCTTCCCGAAGCGCCGAATGCCCCGGAAACAAGGAGGCGGTGTGGCCGTCCTGTCCCACGCCGAGCAAAATCAGATCGAATTGGGGAATGATGGCCGGCGTTTGCGCAAAAACTCCCCGGATGTCCGTTTCATAGCATTTTGCTGCTTCTTCCGGTTCGAGCCACACCGGTACCGGATACACTTGCCCGCTATGAACGGGCAAGTGATCCAAGAGCATCCGTTTTGCGGCGCCGAAATTGGAATCGGGGCTATCCCATGGCACCAGGCGCTCATCCGCAAAAAAAAACCGCCACATGGACCAATCGATCCCGTCCCGGCAGGGCGCACGCAGCAGACCGGAAGCCAGAGACTCCAGGAGCGAACCACCCGATAAGGCAACCGAAAAACGGCCTCCGTTCCGGCCGGTGTCCCGGGCGAACCGGGTTATGCAAGCCGCCACTTGCAACGCAAGCTGTTGCCGGTCCGGAAAAATTCGGATTTTGGGTTTTCCGCTCACATCAGTGCTCCTGTTCGATGGATCCAGAAAAGGCGGCGCCCTGCCCTTCAAATCGCCTATGTTCCCGATCTTTGTGACCGGTTGCTCAAGATTTTTCAAGATGCTTTTCCATCTCCCATCCAGTCTGTCCGCCTTGCCGGCAAGGCAGCCTGCCAACCGCAATTGGCATTCAACCCGTACGGCAAAATGATTTTCAACAGGATTTCGGTCGGTTATCAAACAGATATTCTGGCACCTCTCTTGCTGATTCAACTCGATGGTTGCAAATGCAAATTTCATGGGCATTGACCGCAAGTCTTCGAAGGTCTTGCCGGCCAGGGCCGAAAATTCAATCACCCCGATCAACAAGGAGGTTTTATGGCTGAAAAACGATGGTTAACGGAGGACAAGCTCGCACTGATCATGGGATTGTTTCTGTTTCTGCTCGGCACGCTGAACTATCTGGGCCTGGATGTGCTGGGCTGGAGTGTGAAAACCAACGTGTGGACCAGCATGGAGAAGATACTGTCCCCCGCAACAGGCACCTATAAAAGCCTGAACGGGGTCTTGTCCCTGATTTTCACCTATGTCTTCATCACAGCCTTTCTGGCGATCGGCGTGAAATTTCTGGGTGCGGACGTACCCAAATTCATCCGATCCTTCACCGTGGTTTTTTTCATCAGCTATGTCTGCTGGGTGGTAGGCCATTATGCATGGATCGCCGCCACTCCCGATACCCGAGCCAAATTCCATTTGACCTGGTCGCTGGGTCTGACGGGTGAGGCCGGATTCATCCTGGCGCTTATCGCCGGGATCATCGTCGGCAATTTCATGCCCGGCATTTCGGAAAAACTCAAGGAAGCCCTGCGTCCGGAAATGTACATCAAGATCGCCATCGTCATCATGGGTGCCGAACTCGGCGTAAAGTCCGTCGATGCCCTGGGCCTGGCCTCATCGGTCATCTTCCGAGGGCTTTGCGCCATCGTGGAGGCCTATCTGATCTATTGGGCGCTGGTGTATTTCATCGCCCGCAAGTATTTCAAATTCAGCAGGGAATGGGCGGCCCCTCTGGCTTCGGGCATATCGATCTGTGGTGTTTCGGCAGCCATCGCCACAGGGGGTGCGATCCGTTCTCGACCCGTCGTCCCCATTATGGTATCCTCCCTCGTCGTGGTCTTTACCTGTATCGAGATGCTCATTCTGCCTTTCGTGGCCCAGTGGGGTCTCTCCGGTGAGCCCATGGTGGCAGGCGCCTGGATGGGATTGGCGGTTAAATCGGACGGCGGGGCCATTGCAAGCGGCGCCATAGCGGATGCGCTCATCCGGGCCAAGGTTCTGGCTGATACCGGTATTCAGTATCAACCCGGCTGGATCACCATGGCCGCCACCACCATCAAGATTTTTATCGATGTATTCATCGGTATCTGGGCCTTCGTGCTTGCCATGGTTTGGTGCACCTTCATGGAATGCGCCCCCGGTTCCCGCATGAAATTCAGCGAGGTGCTGGATCGTTTTCCGCGCTTTGTGCTTGGCTACGTTATCACCTTTCTGGTGATGCTGATCCTGTGCGCAAACGGACCGGAGCTCATCAAACTCGGTAAGGCAACCATCGCCGGAACAGGTATCTTCCGGGGCATTTTCTTCGTTCTAACCTTTTTCACGATCGGCATGGTGTCCAACTTCAAGAAGCTCTGGGCCGAGGGGATCGGGAAGCT contains the following coding sequences:
- the pgl gene encoding 6-phosphogluconolactonase, producing the protein MSGKPKIRIFPDRQQLALQVAACITRFARDTGRNGGRFSVALSGGSLLESLASGLLRAPCRDGIDWSMWRFFFADERLVPWDSPDSNFGAAKRMLLDHLPVHSGQVYPVPVWLEPEEAAKCYETDIRGVFAQTPAIIPQFDLILLGVGQDGHTASLFPGHSALREEKRLIVPVLDAPKYPPVRVTMSLPLIREARHVLVVATGAGKAEILGEVLGDGKEPSRFPAGMIQPLNGDWQWMIDRDAADRLLAEDVGVRARKSDCPCRHNGIE
- a CDS encoding putative sulfate exporter family transporter → MAEKRWLTEDKLALIMGLFLFLLGTLNYLGLDVLGWSVKTNVWTSMEKILSPATGTYKSLNGVLSLIFTYVFITAFLAIGVKFLGADVPKFIRSFTVVFFISYVCWVVGHYAWIAATPDTRAKFHLTWSLGLTGEAGFILALIAGIIVGNFMPGISEKLKEALRPEMYIKIAIVIMGAELGVKSVDALGLASSVIFRGLCAIVEAYLIYWALVYFIARKYFKFSREWAAPLASGISICGVSAAIATGGAIRSRPVVPIMVSSLVVVFTCIEMLILPFVAQWGLSGEPMVAGAWMGLAVKSDGGAIASGAIADALIRAKVLADTGIQYQPGWITMAATTIKIFIDVFIGIWAFVLAMVWCTFMECAPGSRMKFSEVLDRFPRFVLGYVITFLVMLILCANGPELIKLGKATIAGTGIFRGIFFVLTFFTIGMVSNFKKLWAEGIGKLAAVYIVCLFGFIIWIGLFISWLFFHGVKPPIA